From the genome of Lonchura striata isolate bLonStr1 chromosome 10, bLonStr1.mat, whole genome shotgun sequence:
CAGCATACTGTGCacagcaaaagaagaaagaaaaacctctACATGAGAAAAATTGAGAGGGTAACAAGCAAATTCGGTAACACTTACGGTCAAGTCCGTTGATGTATCTCATTGTAATTTCACAGTGCCCCCAAACTGCACTGACTATGGGGtaaagttttttcccttttagtcCTCTGAAGGCCACTCCAAGATACTGTCCATCAACCATGAAGCTAAGCGTCCCTTCATCCATATCCAAAACCACCAGTAAGGAGTCTGGGAGTACAAAAGACTCATCTGGTTCCAAAAAGACGGGGTACGTGACCCCGGGCTGGTTTTTACAGTTGTGGTAGAGTTTGTTGCGCCCCAGATCCCAGCCCCAGGATTCGATGTTGCTACCAACCAAGGACGTGTATCCCACCGAGTGCAGCGGCGCGTCGGCCGTGGAGACGCCCACCACGGCGTGAGTCCCCCGCTGCCTCGTGGGCCAGTGGATCTGCCACACGTGCAGGCCCCGCGTGTAGCCCACCTTGCCCCGGATGCAATCTGTGCTTTGGGCCACCGGGTGTCTGTGAAAAGTCAGTTTGTCATCCTCctttacaaatatatttaacGAGCGATCTTCGTTATTCCAGGCGTGTTTGTACTGGACCTCCAGCTTGGCAGGGGGCATATCCAACAGCATGTCCAGGCGCGCGGGCTTGCAGAAATCCGGGCCTCTCAGCTCTCGTTTCACGGGTCTATAAGGGGGCTCCCTCACATCCACAGACTTTATGCTCCCTGAGATTTTCTGGCCCATTGCTTGGCTGCAGGTTtacaaaggagaaagaaaagttgACTTTGGCCCAATGTCACCTCATGAAAGCACCGTTACACTGAGGCAGTGACCTGACAAGCTGAGTGGATTTACTCCTcctgtttggagttttttagcAGCAATGTTTCCAGAGTAAAAAATGCTcctgaaagaaagcagaaagttTCCAGTTAGTTCAAGAAAGCCAACAGAAAACCCACAGCATATTTTTGAAGTGCTTCTTCTCATCCCTAGGAGCTATTTTAAACACCAGAGCTAAATTCACTCCTCCTTGTGCAGTGTCCTGCAGCGCTAGCCAGGCTGCCAGCAGGATGCGGAGCCCACCAGCGCTCAGAGCGCAGACAGTCATTTCCTCCAATTCATGATAGGATGCAGACATTCCTCACCTTCTGCCCTTCCACCTATTTTGTCTGGCCAAGTTCACAGCGGGCCCAAAGCAGGCAGATGCTGTTCCCCAACAGCAGTGACAAACttcatgtgctgcagcagcttcaCTTTCACTTGTGCTTTTGGTTCAGTCTCAGGCAGACACTAGGTCAGAATCTTTTATTTCCAGACATGCTCTATCCTGAGCCCTGGTGACAGAGACTTCAGCTTCTCCACCTTTTTAAAACATATGAAGCCAACAGCAAACGGCAGCAAAATTTacatgtttctttttaatttaccCTGACattaaataaaaggagaaaaacatccaaaattcatcaagattttggggtgttttttttataaaggagctaaaagaaaaaagaaggaagtaGGAAAAGGAGCCGTGGAAGGACAAATGAAGACTGGCTGTTTCAGTTCTTTGGCAGACATTTCTAATGGGCAGCTACTGCAACTGGGGATGTTCCTAATGCTAATGGACAGCAGGCTTATCCACAGTTCCTGTATTTCAGTATTCAGTTGACCTGAAACACAGCAAGACACATTTTGGGGAATACATGATTatgaaatatattatttctCTGCTTCCACAGacaaacaggggaaaaaagcaccagGAAAAGCTTCTCTGCAGCCTGGATAAGTTAGATTTGTTCACATTTTAGAGCTCAGGTAGAGTGTAGAGATAAATCAAGAACTTCTAAAAGTACTAGAGGAGTAGAAATGAAGACAAAGTCATATACTCAAATACATGATTGACATGGGATCAAATAGAATATCTGCAGCAGCAGACATACTTCTGTCCTCTAGCAAGATCAGTGCCAAATCCAGGAATATTCAAATATAGCAGAGTAGAGTCACTCTGCTTATTTATTGACAGAGTGGTGATGTGCTTCAAGAAGCAAAAAATCTCCACATTCTCAAGAGGCTAAAGAGCCCAAGTGACAGTTGCTTGTCATAAAATACCAAACAGCAGATGGGCAGAAATGCTCTTGCAAAAAACATCCTGCAATATTTCACTTGCTAAGTCAAGCCCATGTTCTTCCTTTTAAAGAACTTCTACTCCAAACACACAGTCCCATTCCAAAGATAATTTCTGAAAGAAGCTAAGAAACATGTATATGCAAtaaaagggaacaaaaagaagtttacaaaaaaaaccctataaaaTTTACCATCCAAGTTTGAGAAGTGAATGAAGTTCTCTTATTATTTCCAGTGGCAAATAACATGTAAAGTATTTTCTGCAAGTATGAAATACAGAAGCCATATCTagtcttcttaaaaaaaaacaacccaaaaaaacaagacaaaacaaaaaaagaagtacAAAGGTAATTTTTCAAAATCACATGACAGTTAAGTTattacaggaaaatattttctggtgGCTGGTTCCCACAAGAGCATATACACACACATCGGTGTAAAAGAACCAACTCATTGTAACTACTTTTTATGTttggaaataaaacaatataCATAAGTATCCAACGCCCTGATATCATATTTGCAGGAAGACTCACAGTTCACAGGAGCTCTCCACGTGAGGTCAACTTGAATGATCCCCCTTATTCCTTTCCAAACCATGTAAGAGGAATCCAAAACTTTAAACAGCAATGATACTTAAGCTGATGCTTCCCATTTCCAATAGTGCACAAGGGCTCATGGGTTGATTCAATACTATGATGCCAATTTGACCCAGCAAGGCAAGTTCAGTACTTTATTCCACACCTAAAATCCAAGGAGAAATTAAATAGTGACACTTATACACACACAGGGAAGGAACAGGAATAAGTGTTGTAAGCAAACATTCATAGGAGGACACATGCTCAAGGATTGGGTAGCTCCTTTTAAAAAGTGCTTATTTGAGcttgaaaggaaacaaaagggGAAAACATCAGACTTTCAAAGGGAACGTCAGTGACATCTATTTGAGATTTAGCTCTACATGCCTTTGAAAATTTCTACTTTAAAGCACAAGACAATTGCCACATTCCTGTCAGGGTGCTGAGGGGAGACAGCCGGGGAAGTCCTCAGTGCATCCTGCTGTATCACTTCCTGATCACATGAGAAACTAAACTTGGCACAGATGTTTGCCTGGCAAATCACCAAGAAATTATAAACACTGAATTGACTCACTTGGCAAGCCACAGACATTCTTCCTCATGTGCCCAAACTGTAACATAAACAGGCTGCTAATAGATAGATCAGTAATTCAGAGGAGTAAAATGCATCATTATGAGTACCTTGATACACACACAACTGTGCCTGCACTCTGGGATGCCCTCAAGTATTTTAATACTTgtaagtattttaatttgaaactgTATTTTACAATACTAAGTCTTTAATCACACATGAACATTACCACAAAATtatataatgaaatattttgccaAATAGTTTTGCATGGACATAGTATAAAACAACAGTGGAAAAATCTTTCAGTtaggcagctctggctgctggagctgagtaGTAGCTGACATGAAGACTTTATGTGAGGAGCAGCCTTGCCTCCCAACCCAGGCAGCAGCAATGTGAGCTCCATGGGGAGCAACTCATCCATAAAGTCCTCCTGACAGCTCAAAACAGTCCTCTTGGGGGCTTGCAGGAGCAATGTGTCTCAAAAGCCAGATCACAGGCCTTGCCTGTGTCCTCTCTTTTTACACCAAGCAGATGGCAGAGACCCAGCTGAGGCATGGACCACCACTGTGCCCTCCACCCTAGCACGAGCTGCTGGTGGAGGGACACAGCTCACCAGGGCCCAGCCTGTCTTCACCAACAAAATCCTCCCTGCTTCCACAGGTCACACACTGGCAGCACAGAAGCCTCAGGAATATCACACTTGCCCCACTACCATGGGGATCTGCAGGCAGCTTCTCCtcgcagcagcagctgtgggagagCTGGGCACACTCCCACGGAGGGAAGGGGGGTGACAGAAAATTCATCTGGCAAAGGTACCCAGACCTGCTTCCTGTCTGCAGCACGGGATGAATACACTACACAGCATTACCAAAAGCTGTGGGTTAGGGACAAAAGATTATTCCTGTCAGACTCGTTAGAGTTCAACCCActtacagaaatatttggtTGTAAAAACTTCTTGCCATCTCCTGAGTTAATACAAACTTGTCAAAGCACAGTGTCATTCATCTGCTCTTTTTGCAATCTTACACGCTGTACAGAAACTTAGATTTTCTTGCCTAAATCGTCTCACCAGATacataaaaattcagaaatagcAAGAACATAAATTTTCACTGCTTTGAAGGTTGTGCCAAATCTTTGCTCTTCCCATAATTTCAAACCACTACAGGAATTAAACAATAAACTATTTAGAACTGTCTTAATATATGACCTCTCCATTACACTGGTTTAGTGACTAACACTAAATTTCACTACTTATCCCTGTGTGAGAAGACTGCTGGTTTTTGCAGCCTAAATAATTTCTGTCTACAGATTCCCATTCATGCTGAGCTTTGTCAGGCTACAATGATTAGAGTAAATGTACTGTACAGGAACAGTACAACTCCAAACAGGAAAAGCGTGTCAATGTCACTTAGCAGTATCTTCATTCAGACTGCTAAAATATTTAGGGAAAACATTCACAATAAAATCACAAATTACACTTACTACATAAAGGCTTGCTGGGACATCACTTTGCTGTAATTAAATAGGGTGCATTACTTAAGTTTGGTATGTTGGCATCAGTAGAACAtactaataaaataaacatactTTCAGCAAAGTCAGCTTTCAGCATTCATAGATGTATTTCCTTCTGGATCACAAACTAGACATGCAGGAAGCTTGACAAACATGTATAAGAAATGACAGCActtaaatacaattaaaaacTACATTAGGAACACGCTAAGATTCAGGTTCCTCCTAAAATACCACTTACCCAAAGAGTGAGAAGCAGGTGAGTCCCACCCAGTGTCACTGACCAGTGAAAGGGGCTAGCAGAAATAGCAGGGAAGGAGATGCCTCTATCCAACAGCATTGCCTATGTCTACAGAGCAGCTCTCACTCTTCCTGCTATTGGCccacattcttttttttctttctgcagccagacctcagtgccacctcccctGACAACATGGGCTTTGTCACCAGCCAGCAAGGACTCCTGAATGCCAAGAGAGGCAGCAGGAGTCTCTGAACCAAGGCCGCTCCTCTGTGGGCAGCAAAACTGCTccatccccagatgcctgaaCAGAACAGACACAGTGTCTGAACACTCTGAACGTAACTGCAGTCCAAAAGTCCCTACAGGAGGActaggaagaagaaaaacacattatATGCTATGCTGGGCAAATCGATGAAAAGGTTTATGTATATTCAAGGACAAGGACTTTCACCCCCAGCCAGACAATGTGAAGGCACAAGGCCCAGTGTCTATCAACTTTGTTCCCAGTGTGCAAACAGCTACATAACCATGACAACACTGTTTTGAGGGTGACAATGAATTAAGCACATTTTTGGCACTTAAAGAGACTGAGTAGCCTGGATTCAACTATAGATCCTGCTATCCAACATTGTTCAAAATGGGCAATAAATCAACAATGTTGGCTTCCTTGGTCAAACTGGGAATATGCAGTAACAATGCAACCAGACAAAAATGCTTGGCTATTCCAAGCTATCCTGTGCTACAGACAAAATTTGATGCTGCATGCACACTTAGCAAGTGACATTTAATATGTGGGATGAACAATGCACCACTAAGTCATGACTTCTTCGATTCCTGAAAGGAATGCAAATCCTGAAAATCCCAAGGACATTCCTCCGTAAAGAGTAACTTGTTTTATAAAGCCACAAAAATGTAATTGTTTCAAAATTCAGGATAAGCTTGTTATTAAAAAAGACTGTGCATTTAGCTGCTTGGAATTAGAATAATCTGAAATACCATACCATCTGTACCATCTGACTTAGAAGCACTTTAGTCATATGATGAAGAATGCAGAAAGAATCCCGACTAGCAATGAATACAGTggaatgtatatttttaaatacttccatCTACTGTATTTTGGAATGGAGCTGACTTGAGGTTTCGGGTTGGTTTTATGCCTTCCTCTCTCTGCATGTGTTTCTGTAATTCTCCCCTTTCATGCTGAAAGTTGGTTTTAGATGAAGACATTTCTATTCGGAAGAAACATGAACTGAAAATACTTCAAGTCTGtaaacagtttttctgtgtaATCACTTCTCAGACTACAGCAATGcaatttgaaaaacaaatataGTAACACAATGcaacaaaaattacttttttactATACAAGCACTTTTAAGACTAGTGATATTTCAGTTCTTAAGTTCCTGAAAGGAAGCAgcccttttctttccagggTATATAACAGGAATACCCATGCAATCCCACAATTGCTGTAAGGGTACAGATGTTCAAGCTGCTACATCCTTTCCACCACCCCTTCCTAGTCATTCTTCCCTTTTGTCTTCAGCCACCTGCATTCAAATGCCTTTAAATGGGTCTGCCTCAGAAAACTAAAGCGAGTAAAATCTAGTGTTTTATTTTGCCAGGTTATTTTCAGGTGAATAAGCTCTCTGATCCAGAATACCAGACAGTTATGTAAATACTTGCTCTGgcaaaaggaaagagagaaaaaattaaaatctcaaaGGCAGAACCATTCATTTAGGCAGCAGTCCAAACCATGGAGCAAATTTCCATAGTCACTTCAAGCTGTCCGAAGGGGTACACCTAAACTTCATGTCTGAATTCAGCACAGGCATGAGCTTCTGCTTACATCTTCTCTCTTCAAAATCATTCATCTTCCATCCTTCAGGCACAGTAAATGCCTTCCTGTTTTTCCCAAACAGCTGATGTGACCATTTTTAATATTCAAGTGTCAAGGTTGTATCAAGAGTAAATTAACACACGAGAAAGGCTTAACACTAAATTGAAAATTATGCTTTCCGCTCCACTTTGCATTTTACACGATCATTTGCCATTTTATATTTCTACTCACCATGCTTCACCAAGTAAGTAATACCAATAGGTGTCACACACATGAGATTTAAAACCCAAGGAATAATTAAATTTTGATATTGCAGTTTCTCACCAGTCATTACTACTTTTCACCAGCCTACCCCTTTTCTTTTTAGACAattcattttacattttaacTCTATAGCTTTGTAGAGGATCAATAGCCCTACAGCTTCAGTTTCAAAATCAGTACATCCATTAAGTGACAGCCTCAAAATGTGGCTGAATACATTCCCACTGCCTTTCTTTTACTGCAGTTCCTTTTTCTGTAATGTGCAGTGAAGCCAGTTGgcctttaaaatgaaataagttAAAAAGCCATAAATGAGAGAAATACTTCTGGAAAGCATCATTCCTCAGTCTAGCCAGTTGCAAATCCCAGGGAACGTGCCAGAGATGATCCCTGAGCAGACTGAGGGATGGTAGGAAGCGACAATCAGACAGATGAGAGCTTCTCTGGCTTGATAGAATGGTTCACCAGAACTTTACTGCAACTGCAGAAACTGTAAGATCACACTGGATGAAAATTTGGCCCCCCAGCTCAAGCTTCAGTCTGTGATTGTGTCAGTGTTTTCCAAGCTTGGCGAGGCTTTGTGAACCATAAGGGAGCCTCAGTCTGCAAATGGCTTTTACCAGGACCATGGTAAGGATGGGGCTAAAGAGGAACACTCACTAGTGGCAGCTCTCTGGGTGTCTACAACATCACAAGGCTACTgcagatttgccagactccacacgGCTCCACTCTCACAGTGCCTGTCTGTACATTTTGTAGTGGATGATCTAAGGCCTTGCCCCAGTATCTTTTATAAAAAGACATTCACCACCAGCTTAAAATTTGCAATGCTTCTTTGAATGACCGGGATACTTTTGCAATCATCTTTTGCATCCAAGACTTACTTTGTGTAATTCCCATTTGGACTGAAGCAGTTACAGACAACACCTGTGAGATGTGCTCAGCTGAAGCAGCCCATTAGAGGCAGTTCCCAGTTCCTGATATTAATGACCTGGGTTAATTAATACTTCCAGCAGAGCTACAGGAGTCCCGTGACACAAAGAGACTGTGCCTCTGGCCAGACACAGCAGACAAGAGCTCAAGATATTCTTCCCCCTGGGAACTGAACAGATTGATGTAGAAGAGATGCCCCAAAAGGCTGTCTTGGACAAGCCACAGGTGGACACAAATGCACACAGGGTCAGGCCCATTCCCTCCAGTCAGGGTTGCAGAGTGAGAGGGGGAGGGCAAGGCTGGAGGGAACCCAGCCATTGTTCTTGCAAAAACACGCAGGAGATGAATGCACAAGAACAAGTTTGATGCTGAACAAAAGTGTATTCTTTTTGTTTAATAGGAAAATAGACTTACACAATCACACCATCTGCATCCCTCCCAATCCTTCCCCCTCAGCTACTTCAGTCAATAGCCACCCTCAGCCAactctgccagggcagcagcaggctcAGGAATAACTGTTCCTGCAGGACAGGACAGACATCCCGAAAGTGAGCACATGGGACACCAGGCTGGGCTTGCcagatcttgccaagaaacccTGATGAGGAGGAGCTCACATCAAAGCTGTAACTGCAGGCAAAGTGTCCTGAAGATTTCATGGCAAGTCAgccacaaaacacaaaaccaggaAGCAATGCTTCATCAGCCCCACAGTTCCGTCTTCTAAACAACAGAAATTAAGTAAACACACTTCACATATGTTAAAGAAACATCATGACAAAATCAGATTGCACAGATTCTGTATTTCCCAGGTGAGGCAACGAATCAAGTTTCTTTGGAGCACTGACAAAAGGACAAAACTTCCTGTTAAATGAATGTTTTTGCAAAACCCCACATTATTTAAGCAACAGCAATGAATTTCATCTGTTACAAACACCAACCACTACTAAAGCCCATCTGTCAGTAGAGAACAATTGCACAGACAAGTGGAGATAATGGAGAAAGTAATTTCATAGAAACAAACTGCCTAAGCTCTAagcaacaaaaattattttcctcatgCTTATATAAGCTTTTCCATTTTACCAAGTAgtatttttgtgtctgttttttattaatttaggaAATTTAGGAAATAGGGCACTTGGCAACACAGGGGaggatggagaaaggcacaggaCTTTAAGGAGTTAAAGATTCACAGACAGTTATGTCCCCATGTCAAAAATCTGACTCCTGAAGACACAAAGGACACCTTGGTGAGAACCCAGAATGGGTCTCACAATGGTGAATCACAAAATCGTTTGGAAGGCACTTTAAGGATCATCAGGACTCGGGTTAATAGCACAAAGCTGAGTTAGGGGAGGTTTAGATGGGCTATCAGGGAAActtttttcacccagagggtggttgggcactggacaggctccccagggaaagTCACTACACCAAACctgttcaagaagtgtttggtcaatgctctcagacacatggTGCAACTCTTGGAGTGTCCTGGAGGAGTGGCAGGGCCAGAAGTTTGGCTTAATGATCCTGTTGGGTGCCCTCCAACtgaggatattctgtgattttaagaTTTAGTTCCAACCTCCttgccatggtcagggacacctaTTCTTAGACCAGGCTGTTCAAAGCCCCATCcgacctggccttgaacacttcctgggatggggcatccataaAATCTCTGGGCACCCTGCTCTAGCCAACTCCTTATCCACCAAGTGAGTCTTTCATTAAATCCATGTCTCTCCAGTCTAGAAACTAAGATGTCCAGTGGGACAGTGTTAGATGTTTCACACAAATCCAGGTAGATTATATCAATTGCTTTTCCCAGATCTACCAATGCCATAATCTCACCCATAGAAGGCCACTAAATTTGCTAGGTAGTTTGCCCTCACTGAAGCCCTGCTGGCTGTGTGGAATGTGATTTTCTTTCTGGCTCCTTCATTGTCCTAGAGCCAGAGTAAACAGAAAGGCTGCTTTTTCAAATCAATACTGTTCTGTGGAGAAAAACTATACCTGACTTTGGGTAGTGTTAAAGTCAGAGAGAGCCTCCAGCTAGGAAAATCCATGGTGGAAGAAGTTGCTACTTGGAGTAGTATTGATATCTCTCTATTACTGACCTAACAATGTACATCCTCAAAGAAATTCATGCTGCAAGTGCCAACAATTCCAGGTATTTCTGACCACAGGAAAGTACTTTAAAAAGCCCACACTAGACTTCCTAATAGAGGTAtggataaaaataaatcagctttGTGCCTGCCTACAGGGCAACTCAACACAAACTGTGATCTATAAGCTCAAACACAAGGTCTGTATTTCTCAAAATAACTTTACACTCTAGTTCCCCCTATTAAGCAGTCTTCTGCagggaattttcttttaagcagCATTTTATTTGTAATAATTAATTACTAACTATATTTCCTTCTTTAATGCATTGGatgaaaagggaggaaaaaaaagattgaaaGTTACTTGGAAGAAAACTGCATCAGGATGAAAGTTTTGATGGGAATAAAAATATACTAGTACTTAATCTTtagatgaaataaaataagtaaCATTGTGTTCTGGAAGCCTTGCAAAagctatattaaaaataaaaaccagcatATTCCAATTAATCTTCGTACAAACTCCCCGTATTTAATATGATTGCAGACAATCTTCCAGACGTGATCTAAATCTGCCACTCTGATTCTCCAATAACTCAGGCAAGGACCTGTTCTGCCCTGGAGAAAAATGTGTTCAGTCTAAATTTGGATCAGCAGTACTTTAGACAAAGAGAAAGCACATCAGTAATTACAAGTTAAGCTTCAGCAACAGGTGGAATATACTGAAAAGCAAAGTGCTCCGAGTTTTTaaaactggaaaaacaaaaccctagATTGTATTGGGATATACAGATCATCTTGATTTCCAGCATGATAAAGAATAAAAGTAATATTTAGAAATACCTTTAAAAGTAAAGGACTACCTCCAGGGAAATAATTCATATTCCCACTGAGTTGTAAAAATTATAACACAGTCAGTATAGCCTGCATTCCTGAATGAATACTGGGAAAATTCTTTTTTCAGCTTCATCACAGCTAAACTTGTTTTTGTTTACTACATCCTCAAGAGCAGCACAAGTAGCATAAAAGGAAGTAAATTTATACAAAGATCCTTCCAGAATCATTTGAACTAACCAAGATGTTCACTTGAGCCTAAATGCAAACTTGCATTTCTCAAACAATCATTTACTGCTGCAAAAGACTTGCAAGACATGTACAAACCACACCACTGTTGAATGTAAAACCATGTGGGATACTGCACAAACACTACAAATAGTTTCAGAGGAGGAGAGCAAGCCTTTTGGCCAAGaggttaaggaaaaaaatatctaagGATACTGGAAATCTGAGGGGGTTTAAATTCCAACCATTCTTTGAACAGATAAACTGTTCCCTGAAGTGCTGCGTGGACACCAAAATTACTACAAGAATCATGGGATCCAGGAGTTGTGCATTTTCATATTAGCATTAACTCTGTCACAATTCACAGTCAGGAGATCAAAAATAGAGGCAagtttgaagaaaataatttacacaGTATGAAAGTTTAATGGAGAATTAAAACCCAGAAGTCTATTAACACTTCGAACCACCTGGAGAATCTCTCTCATGAACAGAGGTCTTCCTCCACAGTGAAGGAaggaatggaaaacaaaagtattttcaatTGCCCCACACATCATCTTAATCACATCTATGGTTAATAGCTTCTTGTTACAATCCAAGTCTTTCTagtttccctttccttttcaaCCCTTCCCCTCCTTTTCCTGTACATCCCATTGTCAGTTTCCTTAATACTGGGAAGCCACATCTGGCTTAAAATTTTACCCATTTTTTAGCATCCTTTTACAATATTTACCTCCCCACCTGGCACTGCTAGAAAGAGAAGCATATGGAAGCACACTCAACCCTCACCTTTCATTAGGTAGCAGACTCGTGAGCAATTATCAGAATACATTAACATTTTATTAACACAGCATAATCAAGGGGAGCTGAAAAAGTCTATGTAGTGTCAAGCTCCTCTCTGAAAGTCtcctaagagaaaaaaaaaaaatcaccagtaAACACAGATCTAAATTTCTGAAATTACTGCATGGATTTTATGACAATCTATATAAGACAGTGCAACTTCTGTTACTGCAGAAATAACTTATACAAAAAACTGCAAGCCAGGACAAGAATGAATGACTTACAATTTGGAAAACAATTTGTTGAGCCAGTAGCTGTAACACAAGAATTGAGCCTTGCAGAGCTCCAGGCTGCCACAATACTCAGCAGTCAATACTGTTTGTGCCGCAGTAGTTACTGATGGGTGGGTTCCCCAGTAACACAAGGATCTGTAGGATAGAAATTGGTTCCAGCTGAGGCCACTTTTCTGTGCTTGAAAAATAGAGGATACTGTAACATAACCACCATCCTTGCTGGAAAGGGAGGGGATGTCTTCAAGGAAAGCAGACAGATGGACAAGAAGTCTGTGTTACCTTCTGACTCCCTATTGACACATGCTGTGAAgataaatcacagaaaaaaaattgggtAGAAAAGAGAATGCACTGGGTTACCTGGGAGGGACACTGGTCATACAGTTAGGAAATGAAATTCCCTTGCTTGGGAACAACAGGGCACAGAGAAGAGAGTGTTCCCCTCTCTCCTGATGGAGGATTCAAAGTGATCTAAGCAGGAGGGAACTTCCAACACCAGTAAAAAAATAAGGTAGTCAGACTCCATTCAATTGCAGTGTGCAGAAATCATTGTGATTTATGACTTCTGCCAAGAACCAACTGCAGAGAGGGGAAACAGCCCCCCTGTGTGTGCCCCTCATACTAAGCACACACCATCTCATGTCTGTGCAAGACAGGAGCCACTAGGGCTGCCTGCTGTACACAGACTCAGTATTAAAGGAATTAATTCCTAAGGCAATGGGAAAATACTACATGGGAGAACTTCCAAGTCACAAATTCTGCTTACTCAAGCTAAGCTGCTTAATCAAGTTAATTGAAGGAATTAAAAAAGCATCTGGAGAAGAACACATTCACCAGCCAGTCTCTAGTTATTCCTGAGCTGGTATTA
Proteins encoded in this window:
- the SPSB4 gene encoding SPRY domain-containing SOCS box protein 4 isoform X1 — protein: MGQKISGSIKSVDVREPPYRPVKRELRGPDFCKPARLDMLLDMPPAKLEVQYKHAWNNEDRSLNIFVKEDDKLTFHRHPVAQSTDCIRGKVGYTRGLHVWQIHWPTRQRGTHAVVGVSTADAPLHSVGYTSLVGSNIESWGWDLGRNKLYHNCKNQPGVTYPVFLEPDESFVLPDSLLVVLDMDEGTLSFMVDGQYLGVAFRGLKGKKLYPIVSAVWGHCEITMRYINGLDPEPLPLMDLCRRSIRFALGRDRLHDIEILPLPLSLKNYLQYQ
- the SPSB4 gene encoding SPRY domain-containing SOCS box protein 4 isoform X2, which translates into the protein MGQKISGSIKSVDVREPPYRPVKRELRGPDFCKPARLDMLLDMPPAKLEVQYKHAWNNEDRSLNIFVKEDDKLTFHRHPVAQSTDCIRGKVGYTRGLHVWQIHWPTRQRGTHAVVGVSTADAPLHSVGYTSLVGSNIESWGWDLGRNKLYHNCKNQPGVTYPVFLEPDESFVLPDSLLVVLDMDEGTLSFMVDGQYLGVAFRGLKGKKLYPIVSAVWGHCEITMRYINGLDLYF